TCCTAGAAGATAGGATGTATCCGGATATTTTAGTCATTCCAACATCCCGAGAAATGGTCGCTTGACATTGAATTCACTTGTTAGCcagtcaaagaaatatttctgctcATGCTTGAACACTCTTCTACTCAGAAACCATACTACGCGAGGCTGAGTAGCACTTACTGTCCAAAGTAGGTTTGCATAATTGGTAGTTTAGTTTTagaatacattttaaagataatttaaatttattctactcgttatataaagaaataaaatatatccgtacaaattgttttattacaaatcaGTAACCTGTGTATGCTCCAGGAACTCCCAGCTGATGTTGGTTATTCAAGGTGGTGAAGTAGGACTCGTCTGGCACATCTGTTTTCTTAATCCATTCTAGGAAGTCGCGTGCGTAGGTGGAGTGAAGACAGAAGTCCACAAACTCACGTGACGCCGCCATGTGGACCGGTCCCTTGGCGACGGTCATGTTGTGTGGAGGTGGTCCTGCCTTGTCCCAGCGGTGTGCATTACTCCTGTAGCGGAGTCACCATGTTAGTTCTCTTCCATTAACATTTATAACACGTTTTATTGTTAGTATTTATTATGTAGGTCTTTACAAAGCTTACGGTGCGTATTTTCCAAAGATGTCGTTGGCTCCACGATAAGCTTTCAGGATGGCCACCAGCTCTTTGTTGGTCTTGAGTGGAAACTCTTGTCCTGTCAGGTTGATGAAGTACCGCCATTTCTTGGACTTGCGGAGAAGTGCCTCCATGCAAATGAGCTCCGGTTCGAGGACAGTGAAGGTGCCCCAGCGAACGTCGACTTGTCGAGGTGCTTGGAATACATTGGGCAGACACGTGACCAGGGCGCGGATCTTGGGGGACAAAACACGAGGTTTTTcttacttgaaaataaaatcctgctCGTCTCAGGTCAATTATTTTAGTGTCTCATTAGCCACAAAGATGACAAACACTCCTTGTATTGgactaaataaaagtaattttatgtattaaatatgaaagaaatatttatgcacactttatatatatttttaagtaaaaaattatctaaacTATCAAATTCTATTTCCATTTTTCTGACATGAAGGTGTACACTGAGGTTCCATTGTGGTCTGAAGATTTATGAGTactttttgtataaataaatatactaatAGTCAGTCATGCGAACTGACCgaaaacttttcttcaaaaacacAGTGAGGTCCAGTTGGAAACGCGTGCTTGCTGAGTGACGAAAGGTAAAGTTACCTGGCGTTGCACCTGAGTGCTGGCCTTGAGGTCAGAGTGCAGACAGTAGAGGTTGTGAGGTCGGTACACAGCACGCAGCAGTCGCTCCACCTGCTCCACGTCCTTGTACAGCAGGATGCTGAAGGCCAGGGGAAACGCCTTCTCCTCCTCACTCACCTGCTCCACGTACCTGGTGCATCAACAGACCTACAAACATTTTAgtgtgctttctttttttcagtttaaaacttCCTTTAGTCAACAACGCAACCAACTAGAATGAAAACTCCTGACTTCTCAATGTAGGTTACTAAGGTTTCTAATGTCGTACAAGGTAAGTAGGTTAGACCACGTGGTATACTTTAAACCCGCTTTAGACTTATGTAAGAAAGAGTGGGTCTTGGGAGAGATccttattgttttattatgtttattgcCCTACAGCCTACCCAGTCAATCGCCGGTAGGTAGGGCAATCCTTCGTGATCTTGTAGTAGAAGTTCTTTGGTCGTGTTGCAGGTACTGACCCCAGAGTTTTAGCGAGTGATATCTCGGATGCCACTCCTTGCCAAACCTTGGTGCAGTTAACTCCTCTTGCGACTAGAGGCAAGTATAGGGGTGGGATGCTGACTGTGCAGACAGTAGAGGTTGTGAggtccaacaacaacaacaacaacaacaacaacaacaacaacaacaacaacaacaacaacaatgacatcctcatcctcatcatcaccatcatcatcatggtgtTGTACAACATCTGATCAAGTTTTCTATGTTTCATATTAATGTAAACATAATATAGACATGAAAGTTCATTTGTACTGTACTCTGActtactgacacacacacacacacacacacacaagtatttatatataatataaacactTCTTAACCACAGAGCTGTAGCTGCAATAAAATTATCACTATGGATATTTCCAGAACAATAAAATCTCAAATGCTCTTTTGAAATTAACTAAATACTTGGAACTAAGAATGGTTTTTGGAATGACAGAGAGTTTAACTAAAATCTGCATGAAAATCGATTTTCATTTTATGATCATTTCAATAAAACctgaatacaaaataataataataataataataataataataataataataataataataataataataataataaataataataataataataataataataataataataataataataataataataataaaataattgagtCGGTCGGTAAAACCGCTTTTAAGAGGTTAAAACATTCAGAAGCATTCGAAACATTCATGTTTTCATTCTATTTATTCCGTAACCCATACATGATGAAAGCATACCCAAACAAATGAGTTTCACAACATCCCTTGAAtatgatttttctgtttcactgtcTGCAGCTCTGAATGTTAATAAAGAGACTTTCAGCTTAGGTTAAATTGTGTAAAACAGTAAGTCACGTGTCACAAATATGTATTGTACACAGTGATGTCTACCCCAGTCAAGCGGTGGGATGGGGTACATTTTACAACTAGATAGTGAGAGCAATCTCATCATAATTATGTGGAAAACAGAACTGAAGAGAACGAAGTAAGCCAGAGAGGAAAATCGGTCAATAGTTCCGTTAGTTCCCACTGTCGTCATGGtaacagagaagaaaacaaaaaacaagaggCAACCGAAGTGAATAAAGACATGAAGATTTATTACTGAAACACAGCAGCGACTCGTCCTCTCAGTCTTTTGGCATTATTCTTTCAGAAGTGGAAAGATAGATAACAGCGATAACAGCAGTTTGGTGCGGCGTTCATTAACTTTGAAATAACAGCAATAAACGTTTACCTGTCAGAACACAGCCTGATTAAGTTTTACATCAAAATCTCCTGGTTACGGTTCGAAGCTAACGACAGCCAGATTTTCTGTAAGGTTTACAAGACCGGACGATGCAATACAAAGCTACGTACCTTGTACCCAGGACACGTACACCAGTGTGACGAGAAAACAGACGAAAACCAAAGACATGAACGCCGCAGTCTTCTGCTCCATGATGCAGTCACTGAGACAATAGTACAAGAATCAACAATGTCACGGACcctccgcagacatgcgcattctttcctgtacttatccgttacaaaTAACAACACCATGGCAACAGGAAATGTTAAGAAAACAGAATTGTTTGTTCACTTTCTCAGTATTATAATACCTAAAAGAACGAACTTTTGCTTACAAGTGAACATCGTGTTGCGGTCACCGGTGGGAGCGTGCCAGTCGCTCCGACACACATCTGTTATCAGTaaatgaagagaagaagaacaCACCCAGGTAGAGCAACAAGCACCGGCCTTCTATCTTCCCCATTATCGAAGTGGGTCCGTCAGGGCCACGACCTTTCAAGTGATAAGGTCTCTGTTGTCTTTGGATTTGTGAACAGTGTACTTACTCATTTGAAATGCGTTTATCATGTATGAATGTATACATACATGCTCATTATGATGCTAAGAACAATGTTTAATTAAGTATAGTGTAACGTCTGCAGTTATCATCAGAGGCAATTAGCTAATGTAGGTCATCagtagttttatttatcttataAAGTCAATTCAGTTACATTGCCGCCAACCTGTCCTTCTGTATGGCTGCTTAGCCCGACTGTGGGTGGATGATCAGGCTTATCTGTAGTTCTAGCActctttgctgttttcatttttgcagGGCGTATAACCGGTGACTGAATTCAGAGCAGGGAGGACCTTGATGTTTCATCCCCACCCTGCTTGGGCAGCTCATATGGGACGTTGCCAACGctagaaatattatttcacatGCACAAATACCTTGAAAATTCGTTCGTTTTATTGCCACATTataaacaacatcaaaaatgacaagaacaatATCTCATTCAGCACTAACAgtgttaaacaacaaaaaataatgaataaagagATCAAGAATGAGCGCGTAAGCGTAAGAGTAAGAGCAGTGTAACGCTGCGTGGAAAGAAGAGGGTTAAAGTTAACGAAGTATCTCTGCAGACATTGATATTTTAACACCAGTGTTTTTAAAGTGATCCGCTGtgagtctcggcgagcctaaacaatgaatctgactaaaccggaagctttctatACAcgagcctcgttttagtagttagctggaaaaatcgtctgcaagtcgttccagtaatacaagttcgtggtttgatATACAGTTGATACTAGTTTCACTGCTGTGGAAACGTCTGAGAATTGAGTCAAACGTCTTCGTTTCCAAAATTCAAATTTCAAAATCGTTACGTGcgttttcaaaatatataaatgtcaaGATAGTTCTGCTTTTTGATCATGAACACAGCAGCATGTCTATCTCCTTTCTGTCGTGGAATTTATTCTCAAGGCGTATTTCACAATTTCGAGATTCTCGTAATACCTCGTGTCAATATCCACTTTTCCCAGCATGCTTTCCTTCTTGATTTTATCAAAGTACCACTGTTCGAGACAGTCGTACCCCAGAGGAAGGTAGTCGTAAGTAAACTTGTTGACAAACATGTGTCGGTGTTTGACGATGAAACTCAGGTCAAGGGGTCCGAAATGACAAATGGACCTGACTATCTGTCCACGACACGGCCATTTGGACGTCCGCCATACTTTCAGCCTGTTCAGCATGATGCGGCGAGATGAGGAGGTGTTccctgaaagaaaaacaagacaggtGATGTTGCTGCATCAAAATGATATCGTTGAGTTTTGGAACACAAAAGAATTGccactaatattttttttttcactttcttcagCACACTCTTTCAAACTCGTCTGTGATTTAAACTTTATCCTGTCTTATTTTTCTCTGCAGACTCACAGTCGTCATTTTCTGAGAAATTTTGAACGGTTACTGGCTGATCATTTTTAGGACACAGGTAAACATTtattacatgtaaacaaaacacaaaaatcacgATGACGAGAGTAACTATAGGCCTAGTGTGATGAAAGGGAGAATACGCATTGCAGTTAGTCCGAGATTGTCTCCCATGAACTAATAATTTCGCTGCTCTCTTTCCTATATTGATAGCTAAAGATAAAGTAGTGCCTGTAGTAACAAATACGAAAAAGGTAGACTAAGATACAAAAATAGTTCCGAGTTCTGAAGATTGCACTAATCTAACGAGGGCAAAAAGCTAAAGTGTATAGTGTCACATAAAAACCACACCCGATGCATACCCGTGTAAGATCCAGGAATGCCGAGCTGGTGCTGGTTGTTCATGGAGGCGAAGAAGGTTTCATCAGGCACCGAGGTATTTTTAGCCCACTGCAGGAAGTCTTGAGCCACTGGTGAGTTCAGCACAAAGTCCACAAAGCCACGTGACGCTGCCACGTGCACGGGTCCTTTGGCGGGCGTGATGTTGTGTGGAGGAGGCCCGGCGGACGTCCAGCGGAAAGACCACTGCCTCCTGCAAATCAAAGTTTTAAATTCATGGCAGCAAGGGGGAGTGAGAGACATCTGGTGGCAACCAACAAAGACGATTTCTGTCTTCCGTTATATCAGATACTTACCCCGGGTCACTGCCGTAGATGTCGTTAGCTCCGCGATATGATCTCAGTATAGCAACCAGCTCCTTGTTCGTCTTCAGTGGGAATTCTTGTCCAGTCAGGTTGATGACGTAGCGCCACGTGCTGTGGGTGCGTAGCAGCGCCTCCATGCACACAAGCTCGGCTTCAAGGACCGTAAACGTTCCCCAGGTCACGTTGACCTGCCGAGGAGCCTCGAACACGTTTGGCAGACACTGGGCAAGGGCCTTAATCTGCAAGAGGGCAAAAATAAGGGAGATAATGCTAGAGTGTATTATCATACATGGTGCACAAACCTGACATcactctctattttttttttttttttttttttttttttgtcgactGATGTCATCAGCTCCCTTGCGAGGTGAGTAttctaagactatatcacggtgAATTCTCTTCTAAACCGAAATTGTGAGCGGAAAGATTTCACAGCATCAGTGTCTGTAATTTAAACACAAACGGCTAGCTCCCTGTCGCCTCCATTTAATAACGGTCTTAGTTTGCTGACTCGTGTAAACACACTCGACACAATCGACTGCGTTGCAGAGAGTTCATGGGAACTGCATGTGCCTTTAGCTTCACTCTCTAATACCATCACTAATGCAAAATGCATTTGAAGTGAAAGAGTGATATTGCTTTTAAAGCTTACAGAGCTTACAGATAATCCTTACTTCTTTTGAAACGAATCACTGTTcatagttgggttttttttctaaattaaaaacacacGTTTGATGTTTTCGGCTTAGATATAAAGATGTCAAAGCTAGATCATGATGGCTCGGTCTTATTGCTGATAACCTGATTTACTGTCCGATTTCAAACGGTTACCTGGCGTTGCAGGTGAGCGCTGGTCTTGAGGTCAGAGTGCAGACAGTAGAGGTTGTGAGGTCGGTACACAGCACGCAGCAGTCGCTCCACCTGCTCCACGTCCTTGTACAGCAGGATGCTGAAGGCCAGGGGAAACGCCTTCTCCTCCTCACTCACCTGCTCGATGTACCTGCCATGAGGCCGAGACTAAGGTCAAAGGTAAGGGAAGAGTATAGCCGAGGGGTTAAAGCGTCGCCGTCTGAGTTGAGGTGGCTGTTGAGTGGTTACATTACTCCGTGTGTAAGGATAAGGCAGCATGGGAAAGTCTCTAATACACTAATCTCTAACCAACGAAATATCACAAGAATATCACATTTTAacttaaatcacttttttctttttagggaAAAAAAGCACTGTCCTAGCACTGTTATACTCTGCATGATGTTTgctatgtttatatatgtatcaGCGCAAGAAAAACGAATGagattataattttaattttatgtatttgtctatttgtgtatttttaattctgtaaagcactttgtGTGATCTGGAAAAGCGCTCTatgatcatcatcagcagcagcatcaacatctgtactttaaatttattaaaatattggtCACATATCTACCTCTTAAGAGTGAACGAAATCCTGGTGCAACATTAAATTATTGGACGATtaattgttgtttgtattaATATTGTTGACCGCACCCTAAGTGACTACGTTGCTTAATATAGTCGTTCTAATGTAAATGCTTTATGATGGACTGACCTCTGCCTGATACCAGGTGTCGAGGAATACAAGAAGACCATAATAGATACATCAAGCAAGC
This window of the Pomacea canaliculata isolate SZHN2017 linkage group LG4, ASM307304v1, whole genome shotgun sequence genome carries:
- the LOC112562776 gene encoding beta-1,3-galactosyl-O-glycosyl-glycoprotein beta-1,6-N-acetylglucosaminyltransferase 3-like; this encodes MEQKTAAFMSLVFVCFLVTLVYVSWVQVSIPPLYLPLVARGVNCTKVWQGVASEISLAKTLGSVPATRPKNFYYKITKDCPTYRRLTGYVEQVSEEEKAFPLAFSILLYKDVEQVERLLRAVYRPHNLYCLHSDLKASTQVQRQIRALVTCLPNVFQAPRQVDVRWGTFTVLEPELICMEALLRKSKKWRYFINLTGQEFPLKTNKELVAILKAYRGANDIFGKYAPSNAHRWDKAGPPPHNMTVAKGPVHMAASREFVDFCLHSTYARDFLEWIKKTDVPDESYFTTLNNQHQLGVPGAYTGELDSPRRQSVNRYKLWWSSEQNCDGQWVRDICNFGVGDIHRMVGSVFMFANKFSYDFQPQGFDCLEQWYFSRIQREEATGELDLDVQFYRDLDIVKHALRKNVTFPS
- the LOC112562772 gene encoding beta-1,3-galactosyl-O-glycosyl-glycoprotein beta-1,6-N-acetylglucosaminyltransferase 4-like, producing MRRRAKFVISFYLSILAVFIGTVCLMGLQDLQREDRAAISRCQSLRTELCPLQDTKFLLAVFQKEQIVREVKVVSEKSETRRRSHSESEFAGQSSDTNRVEKFSYSQNFPNLYQPVLSNGLNCTKVWMGDSTELTRAASLMNMSLNPPRRPEGFYDFITRDCVQYRKEMGYIEQVSEEEKAFPLAFSILLYKDVEQVERLLRAVYRPHNLYCLHSDLKTSAHLQRQIKALAQCLPNVFEAPRQVNVTWGTFTVLEAELVCMEALLRTHSTWRYVINLTGQEFPLKTNKELVAILRSYRGANDIYGSDPGRQWSFRWTSAGPPPHNITPAKGPVHVAASRGFVDFVLNSPVAQDFLQWAKNTSVPDETFFASMNNQHQLGIPGSYTGNTSSSRRIMLNRLKVWRTSKWPCRGQIVRSICHFGPLDLSFIVKHRHMFVNKFTYDYLPLGYDCLEQWYFDKIKKESMLGKVDIDTRYYENLEIVKYALRINSTTERR